In Rattus norvegicus strain BN/NHsdMcwi chromosome 3, GRCr8, whole genome shotgun sequence, a genomic segment contains:
- the Or1j12 gene encoding olfactory receptor Olr407, translating into MRRDNESIVYEFILLGLPIRAENQGMYSVLFLIMYLTTLLANLLIIVLIKLNSHLHTPMYFFLSHLAFTDISFASVASPKMVINMLTHSQSISYAGCITQVYFFSVFAVLDSFLLTSMAYDRYVAICHPLQYSQIMNENLCVLLVVVSWALSTANSLVHTLLFAQLTHFRENIIPHYFCDLSTLLKHSTSDTTINELVILVLGNVVITLPFICILVSYGHIGVTILKTPSIKGIYKALSTCGSHICVVSLYYGAIIGLYFVPSSNNTNDKDVIVAMMYTVVIPMVNPFIYSLRNRDMKGAIRNIFSRRLCSQ; encoded by the coding sequence ATGAGGAGAGATAATGAGAGCATTGTCTATGAGTTTATCCTCTTGGGGCTCCCCATTCGAGCAGAAAACCAAGGCATGTACTCTGTCCTGTTCCTGATCATGTACCTGACCACATTGCTGGCAAACCTGCTAATCATTGTGCTCATCAAGCTGAACTCTCacctacacacccccatgtactttttTCTTAGCCACTTGGCCTTCACAGACATCTCTTTTGCATCAGTTGCATCTCCAAAAATGGTTATAAATATGCTGACGCACAGTCAGTCCATCTCATATGCTGGATGCATTACCCAGGtatatttcttttcagtttttgctGTTCTTGACAGCTTTCTTCTGACATCAATGGCCTATGACAGGTATGTGGCCATCTGCCACCCTCTGCAATATTCACAAATTATGAATGAGAACCTCTGTGTTCTTCTAGTAGTAGTTTCCTGGGCCTTATCTACTGCCAATTCCCTTGTGCATACTCTTCTCTTTGCTCAACTGACTCACTTTAGAGAAAATATCATTCCCCACTACTTCTGTGACCTGTCTACCTTGCTGAAGCATTCTACCTCAGACACTACCATCAATGAGCTGGTCATTCTTGTTTTAGGTAATGTGGTCATCACCCTGCCATTCATATGCATTCTGGTCTCTTATGGGCACATTGGAGTCACCATTCTGAAAACTCCCTCAATCAAAGGAATCTACAAAGCCTTGTCCACATGTGGGTCTCACATCTGTGTGGTTTCCTTGTACTATGGAGCCATCATTGGATTATATTTTGTCCCCTCATCTAATAACACTAATGACAAGGATGTCATTGTGGCTATGATGTACACTGTGGTCATACCCATGGTGAATCCCTTTATTTATAGTCTGAGGAATCGAGATATGAAAGGAGCAATTAGAAATATCTTCAGCAGGAGACTTTGTTCACAATGA